One window of Chloroflexota bacterium genomic DNA carries:
- the bphX gene encoding BphX family protein has product MKKLQWWFRIVGAFYLLLTLMNLGVTIFDTQLQMYKDLLPPPLTGNTLAARGFADAWFVFVMDVLGTAIFLLWASRNPLKHISVVWFAVLLEFLHGVVGDAYWITRGYDVMSYLVFIVIHFIIIVTGAMFAREASAQTA; this is encoded by the coding sequence GTGAAAAAGTTACAATGGTGGTTTCGCATCGTCGGCGCGTTCTATCTGCTTCTGACGCTGATGAATCTGGGAGTTACGATTTTCGATACCCAACTTCAGATGTACAAAGATTTGTTGCCGCCACCGCTGACTGGCAACACGCTCGCCGCCCGAGGATTTGCGGACGCGTGGTTCGTTTTCGTGATGGACGTGTTGGGAACCGCGATTTTCTTGTTGTGGGCATCGCGCAATCCATTGAAGCACATCAGCGTCGTCTGGTTCGCGGTCTTGCTCGAATTCCTTCATGGTGTTGTAGGGGATGCGTACTGGATCACGCGAGGATACGACGTGATGAGCTATCTCGTTTTCATCGTCATCCATTTCATCATCATCGTTACCGGCGCGATGTTCGCGCGAGAAGCGTCGGCACAAACTGCGTAA